In Carya illinoinensis cultivar Pawnee chromosome 16, C.illinoinensisPawnee_v1, whole genome shotgun sequence, a single window of DNA contains:
- the LOC122298969 gene encoding amino-acid permease BAT1 homolog translates to MAYPVRAVLLFSHRPKKQKLDRENGNVLVDSGHTRLHELGYKQELKRDLSVISNFAFSFSIISMLTGVTALYNTGLKFGGPVSFSIGWLIAGTFTMFVGFSMAEICSSFPTSGGLYYWSAKLAGPSWAPFASWLTGWFNIVGQWTVTTSVDFSLAQLIQVIILLSTGGKNGGGYEASKYVVIGFHGGILLLHAIINSLPISWLSLFGQLAAGWNSVGVFVLMILIPCVATERASAKFVFAYFNTDNGDGINNKLYIFILGLLMSQYTLTGYDASAHMTEETKNADKNGPRGIISSIGISIIVGWGYILGVTFPIWVSQI, encoded by the exons ATGGCATATCCTGTTCGAGCCGTTCTTCTTTTCTCCCATCGACCAAAGAAACAA AAATTGGATCGTGAAAATGGAAACGTCTTGGTTGATTCAGGGCATACCCGTCTCCATGAGCTCGGTTACAAACAAGAGCTCAAGCGTGATCTCTC GGTGATTTCCAACTTTGCGTTTTCATTTTCTATCATCTCTATGCTTACTGGTGTAACCGCCCTTTACAACACTGGGTTAAAGTTTGGTGGGCCAGTGTCTTTCTCTATCGGCTGGTTAATAGCCGGGACTTTCACCATGTTTGTTGGGTTTTCCATGGCTGAGATTTGTTCCTCTTTCCCAACCTCTGGTGGACTCTACTATTGGAGTGCTAAGCTTGCTGGCCCAAGCTGGGCACCTTTTGCCTCATGGTTAACTGGCTG GTTCAACATTGTTGGTCAG TGGACTGTTACAACGAGTGTAGATTTTTCACTTGCACAGCTGATTCAAGTGATCATTCTACTTAGCACAGGTGGGAAGAATGGAGGTGGATATGAGGCATCTAAATATGTTGTTATAGGTTTCCACGGGGGGATTTTACTCCTACATGCTATCATTAACAGTCTTCCAATCTCTTGGTTATCTTTATTTGGACAGTTAGCTGCAGGATGGAACAGTGTAG GTGTATTTGTTCTTATGATTCTCATTCCCTGTGTTGCAACAGAAAGGGCTAGTGCCAAGTTCGTTTTCGCTTACTTCAACACCGATAATGGTGATGGAatcaataataaattatacatattcATTCTGGGCCTTCTAATGAGTCAGTACACGCTTACTGGGTATGATGCCTCTGCTCATATG ACAGAGGAAACTAAGAATGCTGATAAGAATGGACCAAGAGGAATAATAAGCTCCATTGGGATATCTATTATTGTTGGATGGGGTTACATACTTGGAGTCACCTTTCCCATTTGGGTTTCTCAAATTTAG